A stretch of Deltaproteobacteria bacterium DNA encodes these proteins:
- the rsmB gene encoding 16S rRNA (cytosine(967)-C(5))-methyltransferase RsmB: MDRPPAFDEVRMQAWKILRQVEDSRTFADLSLDRTFAKNPHWRPLDRAFILELVLGTLRWRGRIDLAIHLASKYPEKNINSQLIQLLRLGGYQILFLDRVPDSAAVNESVRLAKAIFKNEKMSAFVNAVLRAIARKKNQEVFPPFTSHPIEYITQALSHPRWMVEGWVKEFGPEMTQKICAANNLRPPFTVRVNTLKISREALREKLHAAGIDSFPTPFSPEGLILKKSPFLAEDELFQKGMYFVQDEASQIIAHLLDPRPGERVLDACAAPGGKSTHLAQLMEDRGEIIALDLHRPKVEVIQENCRRLGISTIQTFQTDAIQPLPLPAQFIFDRILIDAPCTGLGILHRNPEVKWRRKPQDARRLQGLQMALLENVCSRLKTEGILVYSTCTMTREENDSVVEAFLGRHKDFQVEDLRFIVPESWQPLVDEKGFLRTYPEMIILRGNYRLDGFFAARMKKGI; encoded by the coding sequence ATGGATAGACCGCCTGCTTTCGATGAAGTGCGTATGCAGGCCTGGAAAATCTTGCGGCAGGTGGAAGACTCCCGGACTTTTGCCGACCTTTCCCTCGACCGAACCTTTGCTAAGAACCCGCATTGGCGGCCATTGGACCGGGCCTTTATCTTGGAATTGGTCCTGGGGACTCTTCGCTGGCGGGGGAGGATCGACCTGGCCATTCATCTCGCTTCCAAGTATCCGGAGAAAAATATCAATTCCCAATTAATCCAACTTTTAAGGTTGGGAGGCTACCAGATCTTGTTCCTGGACCGGGTTCCTGACTCTGCCGCCGTGAATGAATCCGTCCGCCTGGCCAAGGCTATTTTTAAAAATGAAAAAATGAGCGCCTTTGTCAACGCCGTCCTCAGGGCCATTGCCCGTAAAAAAAATCAAGAGGTTTTTCCGCCCTTCACTTCCCACCCTATTGAATACATTACTCAGGCCCTTTCCCACCCACGCTGGATGGTCGAAGGCTGGGTAAAGGAATTTGGGCCAGAGATGACCCAGAAAATTTGCGCTGCCAACAATCTGCGGCCTCCCTTCACCGTGCGGGTGAATACTTTAAAAATCTCCAGGGAAGCCCTGCGGGAAAAATTGCATGCCGCGGGGATCGATTCCTTTCCGACCCCCTTTTCCCCCGAGGGGTTGATCCTAAAAAAAAGTCCATTCTTGGCCGAGGATGAGTTGTTCCAAAAAGGAATGTACTTCGTGCAGGACGAAGCCTCCCAAATCATCGCTCATCTTCTCGACCCACGACCCGGTGAGCGAGTGTTGGACGCTTGCGCCGCCCCGGGGGGAAAATCCACTCATCTGGCCCAGCTCATGGAAGATCGGGGAGAAATCATCGCCCTGGACCTTCACCGCCCCAAGGTGGAGGTCATCCAGGAAAACTGTCGGCGGCTGGGAATATCCACCATTCAAACTTTTCAAACCGATGCGATCCAGCCTCTCCCCCTCCCTGCCCAATTCATCTTCGACCGAATCCTGATCGACGCTCCCTGCACGGGTCTGGGAATCCTACACCGCAATCCGGAAGTCAAATGGCGACGGAAACCCCAAGACGCTCGGCGCCTGCAAGGGTTGCAAATGGCCCTCCTGGAAAACGTCTGTTCGCGCTTGAAAACGGAGGGGATTTTGGTCTATAGTACCTGTACGATGACCCGGGAAGAAAATGATTCCGTGGTGGAAGCCTTTCTGGGCCGGCACAAAGATTTTCAGGTTGAAGACCTGCGCTTCATTGTCCCGGAATCCTGGCAGCCCTTGGTCGATGAAAAAGGATTCCTGCGCACTTACCCGGAGATGATCATCCTTAGGGGAAATTATCGCCTGGATGGTTTCTTTGCCGCCAGGATGA
- the def gene encoding peptide deformylase, translated as MAVLEILKYPNPNLKKKSHPVKKIDSSLRQLIQNMVETLYAAPGVGLAAPQVGYLLRLVVIDVTPVNQPKNLMVLINPEIVTSEGECTWEEGCLSVPDLAEEVKRKKKVVVRCRNLEGETVEIEGNDLLSVVLQHEIDHLDGILFVDHLSQLKRDLYKRQLKKEKKEGKKL; from the coding sequence ATGGCTGTGCTCGAAATTCTGAAGTACCCCAACCCGAACCTGAAAAAAAAATCTCACCCGGTAAAAAAAATTGATTCGTCCCTTCGACAGCTGATCCAGAACATGGTCGAAACATTGTACGCCGCTCCTGGCGTAGGGCTGGCTGCTCCCCAAGTGGGATATCTCCTCCGTTTGGTCGTAATCGATGTAACCCCGGTGAACCAACCCAAAAACCTAATGGTCCTGATCAACCCCGAGATCGTAACTTCCGAAGGGGAGTGCACCTGGGAAGAGGGATGCCTGAGCGTCCCGGATTTAGCCGAAGAAGTGAAGCGGAAAAAGAAGGTTGTGGTTCGCTGCCGGAACCTTGAGGGAGAAACCGTGGAGATTGAGGGCAACGATCTGTTGTCCGTTGTTCTGCAGCATGAGATTGATCATCTCGATGGGATCCTTTTTGTCGATCATCTCAGTCAACTGAAAAGAGATCTGTACAAGCGCCAACTAAAAAAGGAGAAGAAAGAAGGAAAGAAGCTTTGA
- the fmt gene encoding methionyl-tRNA formyltransferase: MKVLFLGTSEFALPSLKNLLGSSHEVLAVVTQPDRPKGRGQKLFPSAIKSLALAKNLPIFQPEKIRDPVSLEVLQSCRPELIVVVAYGQILSSSVLSIPPRGCVNVHGSLLPQYRGAAPITWAILNGETRTGVTTMFLDAGMDTGPILLTAETPIEQEDTTGTLHDRLSRMGADLLRQTLDGLEKGQIIPRSQDHSQSTYAPKIDKEAGRINWDHPARELFNFLRAFDPWPGAFTFWKGRMLKLFRPHFPEEMEKDVREAPGTITRVGAEELYIATSRGDLSVRELQLANRPRMGVAEFLRGHPLQAGVRLGE; the protein is encoded by the coding sequence TTGAAAGTTCTCTTCCTCGGCACCTCTGAATTCGCTCTTCCATCGTTGAAAAATCTCCTGGGGTCTTCTCATGAAGTTTTAGCGGTGGTCACCCAACCGGATCGCCCCAAAGGTCGGGGGCAAAAACTTTTTCCTTCCGCCATTAAATCTCTGGCTCTGGCCAAGAACCTCCCCATCTTCCAGCCGGAAAAAATCCGGGATCCTGTTTCCCTGGAGGTTTTACAATCCTGCCGACCCGAGCTCATCGTAGTTGTGGCCTACGGGCAAATTCTTTCTTCTTCCGTCCTCTCGATTCCTCCCCGGGGATGTGTGAATGTCCACGGCTCCCTCCTGCCGCAATACCGGGGAGCGGCGCCCATCACCTGGGCCATCCTCAACGGGGAAACCCGGACAGGAGTAACCACGATGTTCCTGGATGCTGGAATGGATACCGGCCCGATCCTCCTCACTGCAGAAACTCCCATTGAACAGGAAGACACTACCGGAACCCTGCATGACCGGCTTTCCCGGATGGGCGCTGACCTGTTGCGGCAAACCCTCGACGGCCTGGAAAAAGGCCAGATCATCCCTCGTTCGCAAGACCATTCCCAATCCACTTATGCTCCCAAGATTGATAAAGAGGCGGGTCGGATCAATTGGGATCATCCGGCGCGTGAACTCTTTAACTTCCTGCGGGCCTTCGACCCCTGGCCAGGAGCCTTCACTTTCTGGAAGGGCCGTATGTTAAAGCTCTTTCGCCCGCATTTCCCAGAGGAAATGGAAAAAGATGTCCGGGAAGCCCCCGGAACCATCACCCGGGTGGGCGCCGAAGAGCTGTATATCGCCACCAGCCGAGGGGATCTCTCGGTCCGGGAACTCCAACTGGCCAACCGCCCGCGCATGGGCGTGGCTGAATTTTTGCGGGGCCATCCTCTGCAGGCCGGCGTACGTTTGGGCGAATAA